One region of Triticum aestivum cultivar Chinese Spring chromosome 6B, IWGSC CS RefSeq v2.1, whole genome shotgun sequence genomic DNA includes:
- the LOC123136820 gene encoding gallate 1-beta-glucosyltransferase 84A23 yields MGEEAPAAVTAAAATSPAPHLLLICFPGQGHVNPMLRLAKRFAAKGLLVTFSSTSYVGGKITASSGVEAGGDGVPLGHGTIRFEFLDDDFDGNDLDDLMRHLETTGPVVFAELLRRQDEAGRPVTCVVGNPFLPWAIDVAHDAGIPTAVLWVQSCAVFSLYYHHVHGLVEFPPEDDLDARVNLPGLPALSVADVPSFLLPSNPYKLLTDAILKQFRTIHKASWVFVNSFYELEPDVVDALPGISPPPPPLIPVGPLVELEEEGAVRGDMIKAADDCVGWLDAQAPRSVVYASLGSVVVLSAEELAEMAHGLASTGRPFLWVVRPDCSAMLPEGYLDSVAGRGMVVPWSPQDLVLAHPSTACFLTHCGWNSTLETLAAGLPVVAFPQWGDQCTDAKYLVEEFKMGVRIGTPLRRDAVRDAVEDVVAGPDAGAMFEKARAWSAAARTAVAAGGSSDRHVQAFVDQVVAGTIGARADKALVAAEQQGFDSSSLRGN; encoded by the coding sequence ATGGGCGAGGAGGCCCCGGCCGCGGtcaccgcggcggcggcgacgtcgccGGCGCCCCACTTGCTCCTCATATGCTTCCCGGGGCAGGGCCACGTCAACCCCATGCTCCGCCTCGCCAAGCGCTTCGCGGCCAAGGGTCTCCTGGTCACCTTCTCCTCGACCTCCTACGTTGGAGGCAAGATCACGGCCTCCTCCGGGGTGGAGGCTGGCGGCGACGGCGTGCCGCTCGGCCACGGAACGATCCGGTTCGAGTTCTTGGACGACGATTTCGACGGGAACGACCTCGACGACCTGATGAGGCACCTGGAGACGACCGGCCCGGTGGTGTTCGCGGAGCTGCTGAGGCGCCAGGACGAGGCGGGACGCCCTGTGACGTGCGTCGTCGGGAACCCGTTCCTCCCGTGGGCTATCGACGTCGCCCACGACGCCGGCATCCCCACGGCGGTGCTGTGGGTGCAGTCGTGCGCCGTGTTCTCGCTCTACTACCACCACGTGCACGGGCTCGTGGAGTTCCCGCCCGAGGACGACCTCGACGCCCGGGTCAACCTCCCGGGCCTCCCGGCGCTGTCCGTCGCCGACGTGCCGTCGTTCCTGCTGCCGTCGAACCCCTACAAGCTCCTCACCGACGCGATACTGAAGCAGTTCCGTACCATCCACAAGGCGTCGTGGGTGTTCGTCAACTCCTTCTATGAGCTGGAGCCCGACGTGGTGGACGCGCTCCCgggcatctcgccgccgccgccgccactcatcCCCGTGGGACCGCTCGTGGAGCTGGAGGAGGAGGGCGCCGTGCGCGGCGACATGATCAAGGCGGCGGACGACTGCGTGGGGTGGCTGGACGCGCAGGCGCCGCGCTCCGTCGTGTACGCGTCGCTCGGCAGCGTCGTGGTGCTGTCCGCCGAGGAGCTGGCCGAGATGGCGCACGGGCTCGCGTCCACCGGCCGCCCCTTCCTGTGGGTGGTTCGGCCGGACTGCAGCGCGATGCTCCCGGAAGGGTACCTGGACTCCGTCGCCGGGCGCGGCATGGTGGTGCCGTGGAGCCCGCAGGACCTGGTGCTCGCGCACCCGTCCACGGCGTGCTTCCTCACGCACTGCGGCTGGAACTCCACGCTGGAGACGCTCGCGGCTGGGCTTCCCGTGGTGGCGTTCCCGCAGTGGGGCGACCAGTGCACGGACGCCAAGTACCTTGTGGAGGAGTTCAAGATGGGGGTGCGCATCGGCACGCCGCTGCGGAGGGACGCCGTGCGCGACGCCGTGGAGGACGTCGTGGCCGGGCCGGACGCCGGCGCGATGTTCGAGAAGGCCAGAGCGTGGAGCGCGGCGGCGAGGACGGCCGTGGCGGCCGGCGGGTCGTCGGACCGCCACGTACAGGCGTTTGTTGACCAGGTTGTGGCGGGAACCATTGGCGCACGAGCAGATAAGGCCCTTGTGGCTGCGGAGCAGCAAGGTTTCGATTCATCTTCTCTACGTGGAAACTAA